The region GCTGCGACGTCCCTGCCCCGAGGTGcctctgcagtgagctggggagcaggcCTGGCTCCTGGGCTCAGACAGGGGCTTTTTGGCCAGGGAGAGAAAAGATTTGGAGAGAACAAACTGATGGTAAAGTAGCATTTGATCAGATGGGGCTGATGAGGGTTTATAACAGCCCCGCTCAGCTCGTGGTGTGGAGCTGCTGGATGCCAGCTGGGGCTTCCCCACAGCCCAGGTCGGGTTCTGGTGTGCGTGCAGAAGTTTCCATGTGTGGGTAGCTGTGCCcttggagggagcagagggcaggGGACCAGCCTCTGCAGTGGTGCCAGGGGGTGTGTGCTTGTCAGTGTTGGATAGCAGTGGGGCAGCTGAGCCCCGGGGCAGGGGAGGGCAAGTGGTGCTGCAGGCTGAGGGGTGATTGCCCCCAGCACCAGGGGCAGTGGGGTTACAGAGCAGATGAGGTCAGAGCAGTGATTTACCTGGGATGGGCTTGATAAGAAGAGCCAtgcctggccaggctggggagTAGCTTGTTCCTTGCTGGGGTGCCTGTGCTGCATCTCTGCACTTCGAGGCTGAGCCAGCTCCCAGTTGGCTTGTCCTGGGGAATTTCAGCTTCTCTCTAGAATTTCAACAGGCTTATGTGAAAGATCTCAAAGCCCCAAACTCTGGGCAGCTCCTTTCCCCTCTTTGTGCTCAGCATCCTCCCAGACTGGGTCAGCTGAGAGCAGACAACCTGCTGGCACCCAGAGTGGGAGCCAGTGTGGCCCTGAATCACAGCCCTGGCTGAGGCTGGGTTTGTCCTTTGTGTCCTCACCCTCCTGCCAAGGCTTCCCTTGCACCAGGCTGGGCTCAGGCTTTGCACTGATGAAAGAGGCATCCCTCTGGTTAACAAACGAGACAGTTTGCACTTTTAATACAATGTGTATTTATTGCAAACaataatatacaaaaaaaaaaggtaagtttCACAACGAGAAGGATCTTGCCAACAAAACCAACTTACctaaagacaaaaatatgaTTTAAATGACAGGTCTTTTAAGTtacagaaatactttaaaaagatCTGCTTTTGTACAGAAACAGGAAGATGCCAGAGTATAAGAGTGCTTTCAGATtgggggttttgtcttttcttctacCAAATCcctaaaaaaaacaacccaagtgAACAAATAGAGcatctttttaaattaaaaagagaagaagtttgctgtcttttttaaaaagcaatccTGAACTGTTCAGCCACAGCTTCACCAACAGCAGGGGCCCCACCTCAAGCCAGTTTTgggggtggaggaggaggaggggagggggtggaagGCTAAAAGGATgctgccccctccctgccctgcatCACAGCCCCGGGGTGCTGGGTCTCATCCTCACACGAGCTCGTGTGTCCCAGAGAGCTGAGGCAGAAAACAAGGCAAATGATTCAGTGATCTGCTACATTTGCAATCGTTTCAGTTTGTAcaaggggaggggggttggttctttttattttctcctctttttttttttccagtttatccttaagacaaaaagaaagaaaccaagagAAGAGCACAAGTTTGTACAAACCCAGGACGTAAGATTCCAAacaagaataataataataataataaaagaattaaagagaTAAATAAGAGGCTTGGTTACAGTTTAGACCATAATTTAACAGGGGTTACCTTCCAACCAACGCTCTGACACACGCAACCgcttgtgccagggctgagggcagaagggaggggaaaaggaacaCCAGGGAGTTGAGATTAGAAACTGCTCTTCTCACGAAATAAATAACTTAAAGTATCTGTGATGTCCCAcaagcagagagaggagcccctggatgggttttttttgcatcaaAACCTGGGGGTGAGGACTTGGGAGGTTGGCTGGAGGGGGCTTAGCTCAGCCTCCCCCACCCCAGAGCTGAGGACAAGTGATTATCACAGGACTGTGCTTAAGGCTTCTCAGCAGCACTTTGCTGCCCTTGAAGAACAACAACCCCCaactctttgtttttctttcttaaggCTCGAGGTTATTAAAAAATAGAAGTTAAAAAATCTCCTGCTGGCTGCTTTTTGCTATTAGTTAGAAAAATAAAGCCTCTGTctctccctctgtctcctccccTGCTCTcgtccctgtgcagcctgggccggCAGCGCTGCCCGCTCTGTTCCCACTCAGCAcacccaggctgctgctctcatGGTCGCTTTTAGAGAGGGGgaggtaaaaaacaaaaagacactTATCTATACAAAAATATCTCTGCAAGAaagcccagcactgccccactaagtgtccttttattttcttaagctGTTGGAAAAATAAGAGCATTTGACAAAAAGTCTCTAAAAAATAGGTACAAATCCCCCTCAGCTTGGTAACGAATCATACACAGTACATActaaaaaatagttaaaatagaGAATATTCCTCACAGAGGACTCTGAGTTTGCTcttttccccccccttcccattattttttttccatttttgttaaTTACTGCTAAAAAATAagcccccccccaaaaaaaaaacctcattacAAAAGTCCAGAGAGAACAAGACAGCTGAGCTGGTTGGTGAGAAATCTCTCCACACACGCCCTGGACGCAGAGTTCAAGTCCAGTCCTTGGAAAGTCTGTACCGAGTGCTCTGGCCCTTCCTGGGGATGCTGTAGTGCAGAAGGCTCCAGGtgctctctctcctccctgccagctTCACCTTGACCGTCCTTCTCACTcattcttttcatttcaaagaaggaaaaagtctGAGGAAGTTCCCCCTTCTCGCTTCTTTCACGCTTTGTTTGCTTAGTCcttgggtttttctttctcttgaatCTCTTCTGTGGGGCgctgggtgggttttttcctcttcgCCCCACCTCATTGAAATGGCTTTAGGGTCTGGTGAGCTGTGTGTAGACAGGCTGTTCCCAGTGCTGCGGGCTGTGGGTCtgggggatggaagggaccccagAAGTGTCTGCGATAGGGGTGTACATGGGGCGCTGCGTGGGGTTCATGTAGGTGAAGGTGGAGTagaggctgctgctctggctggcGGCGTGGCTGTAGTAGGAGCTGGAGTTCTGGTGGTCGGTGTAGTCGTACTGGGAGCGGGTGATGGTGGGGTAGGAGGAGCTGTAGTGCTGGAGGTTGAAGGAGCCGTAGTTGATCTGCTGCGgggagtgctgctgctgctcgcTGTAGTGGCTGGGGCTCAGCTGCTCCGTCTTGATGTGTGTCCTCTGCTGCGCCTGGCCCTGCTCCCCGCTCAGCGCCGGCAGCCCGTGCTGCGCCTGCCCCTGCGCCTGCCCCTGCTGCTTGGCCATCCAGCCGTGGGCAGCGCCGGCCGGCGAGCTCGCCGTGCTGCTGATGCCGTAGCTGCCGCTGTAGGTGACCTGGCCGGGCTGGCCGTGGGTGGCCGGGACGCCGGGGTGGCCGTTGGGGGGAAGGTACTGATCGAACTCGTTGACGTCGAAGGTCTCGATGTTGGAGATGACGTCGCTGCTGAGCTCGCCGATGTCCACGTCGCGGAAGTCGATGTGGGGCGGCTGCCGGCCGCCTTCTTGCAGAGGGCGACCCTCCCGCTTCAGGTCCTGCTTGCCCAGCTGCGCGTCCGTcttgggggtggtggggggcgTCGGGGGCCCCTGCGATTGCCCTgcagaagggaggaaggaaagggcaCGGGTGTGAAGGGGGTGAAGGGGAACCTCCCGCAGCAGCCCGGGCACCCCGAGGCGGGACGTGACAACACCGGTAACTATTGACCCGCGGCGTGACGGGGAACGGCGCTTTGCTGCTGTAACACAAGCGTGCCCGGGCGCGGGGAATGCCCGGCCTGAGCCCTTCAGGCAGGAGCCACAGGGTCAGCTTTTGGGGGGGTTTTATAAGAAGTGTGGGTTAACCTTTCCCATGGGTAGAGGGAGTGGAAGCAAGGGGCTGGCACATGGCAGGTGAGCGTTGGTGTGCCTGTGCTACAGGCAAGGCTCATGGGCACCTTTGTGCCCCTCTCCTTGCGCAGCCATCCCCTTCTCTTTGTCTCtaggtttcctttttttcccctcctcccttaCCCAACCCCAACTCCATCCCGGTTTGGGATGCAACTTTTCTTAGGTGGCTGTGCCTCAATCCCCTGTGTAACACCTCGTGGGGGTCACAGACACCTACCCGAGTGCTCGCCGGGCGAGTGCACCTCGCTGATGCTGGAGGATGACTGCGGGGAGTCTGCCTGCAGTGCCTTGAAGATGGCGTTGGGGGAGATGTGGGTTTGCTCTGAGCCCTCCTCCTGCTCCGACTGCCCGTTCTTCACCGATTTCCTCCGCCGGGGCTGGTACTTGTAGTCGGGATGGTCCTTCTTGTGCTGCACCCGGAGCCGCTCGGCCTCCTCCACAAAAGGGCGCTTCTCGCTCTCGTTCAGCAGCCTAAGGGGGGGAATACAAGGAGTCAGTTGTGGGGGGTATTAGCACAGGGGGTATTAGGAGCTCCCCCCGCTGTGGCATTATCACCAGCCCAAACCCATCCCCTGGAATGGCAACGCAAAGGCCGCCACGATCCTGAACGCCCCGCGTGGGGCACGCGCTGGTTGTCACCCCTCTCAGATTCCTTCAGTGGCCAAACAAGAGGTGAAAGAGCCAAAGCTGGGTCTGTTCCTTGtcccccagcagccagccctaCAAGGGCACACAGCCCGACCCCGGGGTGCTTTAGGTGCCTGCCAGGGCCAGCTTTGCTCGCTGCTGCGAGAGCGGCCGCACACTCAGGATTCCCCCCACACCCCGCTGCCCCCCTTCAGCAGTCGCAGAGTAAGAGGCAGCCAGGTGACtcactttccttctgttttttctcccctccctgccttATTTTGGAAGTCGGAGGGCACCCAGCCATGAGCCACTCATCGCCCCCACCCACCCACCCGGGGCTTGGCACAGCATCGCGGGCGCTCGCCCTGCACCCGGCTCCTgccgcccccctcccccgcAGCGCTTCTCCTCCGGGCCAAGCTGATGCAATCCAGAAAACCATCATTTCCTCTGGACAAGAGCACAAACAAACAAACGCCAAGGCAGGCCCCACAGAGGGGGGCTCTGGCAGCAC is a window of Colius striatus isolate bColStr4 chromosome 18, bColStr4.1.hap1, whole genome shotgun sequence DNA encoding:
- the SOX9 gene encoding transcription factor SOX-9, which translates into the protein MNLLDPFMKMTEEQDKCISDAPSPTMSDDSAGSPCPSGSGSDTENTRPQENTFPKGDPDLKKESDEDKFPVCIREAVSQVLKGYDWTLVPMPVRVNGSSKNKPHVKRPMNAFMVWAQAARRKLADQYPHLHNAELSKTLGKLWRLLNESEKRPFVEEAERLRVQHKKDHPDYKYQPRRRKSVKNGQSEQEEGSEQTHISPNAIFKALQADSPQSSSSISEVHSPGEHSGQSQGPPTPPTTPKTDAQLGKQDLKREGRPLQEGGRQPPHIDFRDVDIGELSSDVISNIETFDVNEFDQYLPPNGHPGVPATHGQPGQVTYSGSYGISSTASSPAGAAHGWMAKQQGQAQGQAQHGLPALSGEQGQAQQRTHIKTEQLSPSHYSEQQQHSPQQINYGSFNLQHYSSSYPTITRSQYDYTDHQNSSSYYSHAASQSSSLYSTFTYMNPTQRPMYTPIADTSGVPSIPQTHSPQHWEQPVYTQLTRP